Proteins co-encoded in one Rhodococcus sp. PAMC28707 genomic window:
- a CDS encoding biotin carboxylase N-terminal domain-containing protein yields MTVNSILVANRGEIARRVFATCRSEGIDTVAVFSDADADSPHAREADTAVRLPGNSSAETYLRGELVIAAAVQAGADAIHPGYGFLSENAEFARQVQDAGLIWIGPPAEAIELMGSKVESKKMMADAGVPVLTQLDPATIGEDELPVLVKASAGGGGRGMRIVRELAALPAEIEAAQREALSAFGDSTVFCERYIETGRHIEVQVMADRQGNVWTVGERECSLQRRHQKVVEEAPSPLVERVPGMRKRLFDAARLATEAIRYEGAGTVEFLADESGNFFFLEMNTRLQVEHPVTECTTGLDLVALQIHVAGGGSLPADQPVAAGHSIEVRLYAEDPSQGWQPQSGPVHRFEIPGAHFTVLEKAGIRVDSGIESGTVVGVHYDPMLAKVISYAPTREQASKLLAKALQNAQIHGLKTNRDLLVNVLRHPAFVAGDTDTAFFDTHGLDTLARPVGGTHAVQLSALAAALADAAANRSTARVGQGLPSGWRNLPSQPQRKFYRTDASLGEVESGDISVEYTLGRYGLATSLDGVGLVSTSPTQVVLDENGIRRFFDVARYGDDIFVDSSLGPVRLVRAPRFTDPSEEVAAGSLLAPMPGNVVRVGAAAGDTVTAGQPILWLEAMKMEHTVTAPAAGVLTELNVEVGQQVEVGALLAVVTEAEVTEAVVTEAVVTEEVVNEGENT; encoded by the coding sequence ATGACTGTCAACTCGATCCTGGTCGCCAACCGCGGCGAAATTGCACGACGCGTCTTCGCCACCTGCCGCAGCGAGGGCATCGACACGGTCGCCGTCTTCTCCGACGCCGACGCAGATTCGCCGCACGCGCGGGAAGCCGACACCGCGGTACGTCTGCCGGGAAATTCCTCGGCCGAGACGTACCTGCGCGGCGAACTCGTCATCGCTGCTGCAGTGCAGGCTGGTGCCGACGCAATCCACCCCGGTTACGGATTCCTCTCGGAGAATGCGGAATTCGCGCGGCAGGTGCAGGACGCCGGTTTGATCTGGATAGGACCGCCTGCCGAGGCCATCGAACTGATGGGCAGCAAAGTCGAGTCCAAGAAGATGATGGCCGACGCCGGGGTACCGGTGCTGACGCAGCTCGATCCCGCGACGATAGGCGAGGACGAGCTTCCGGTTCTCGTCAAGGCATCTGCGGGTGGGGGTGGACGAGGCATGCGGATCGTGCGTGAACTCGCCGCGCTGCCTGCAGAAATCGAAGCGGCACAGCGGGAAGCGCTGTCGGCATTCGGTGACTCGACGGTGTTCTGTGAGCGATACATCGAAACCGGTCGCCATATCGAGGTACAGGTCATGGCCGACCGTCAGGGCAACGTGTGGACCGTCGGCGAGCGAGAGTGCTCGCTGCAGCGGCGGCACCAGAAGGTCGTAGAGGAGGCGCCGTCGCCCCTCGTCGAGCGGGTTCCGGGTATGCGCAAGCGACTCTTCGACGCGGCCCGGTTGGCCACCGAGGCCATTCGGTACGAGGGAGCCGGAACCGTCGAATTCCTGGCGGACGAAAGTGGGAACTTCTTCTTCCTCGAGATGAACACCCGCCTGCAGGTGGAGCACCCGGTTACCGAATGTACGACGGGATTGGATCTGGTTGCGTTGCAGATCCATGTTGCCGGAGGCGGTTCGTTGCCCGCAGATCAGCCTGTCGCCGCGGGTCATTCGATCGAAGTTCGGCTCTATGCGGAGGACCCGTCGCAGGGTTGGCAACCACAGAGTGGCCCGGTTCACCGGTTCGAGATTCCTGGTGCACACTTCACTGTCCTCGAGAAGGCAGGTATCAGGGTCGATTCGGGTATCGAGAGTGGCACTGTCGTCGGCGTTCATTACGATCCGATGCTGGCCAAGGTCATCTCCTATGCACCCACCCGTGAGCAGGCCTCGAAGCTGCTGGCGAAAGCGTTGCAGAATGCGCAGATTCACGGATTGAAGACCAACCGTGACCTCCTGGTCAATGTCCTGCGTCATCCGGCTTTCGTGGCGGGAGACACCGACACGGCGTTTTTCGACACCCATGGCCTCGATACACTCGCTCGTCCGGTAGGAGGCACCCACGCAGTGCAGCTGTCGGCACTTGCTGCTGCGCTTGCCGATGCCGCCGCCAATCGCAGTACGGCACGTGTCGGACAGGGGCTGCCGAGCGGGTGGCGCAACCTGCCCTCCCAGCCGCAGCGGAAATTCTATCGAACCGACGCGTCGTTGGGTGAGGTCGAGTCCGGTGATATTTCCGTCGAATACACGCTCGGCCGGTACGGGCTCGCGACAAGCCTGGACGGCGTCGGGTTGGTGTCCACTTCGCCTACGCAAGTAGTGCTCGACGAGAACGGTATTCGTCGGTTCTTCGACGTTGCACGATACGGCGACGATATCTTCGTCGACTCTTCCCTCGGGCCCGTTCGGTTGGTCAGGGCGCCGCGCTTCACCGACCCGAGCGAGGAAGTGGCGGCGGGATCATTGCTTGCTCCGATGCCGGGCAACGTCGTTCGCGTCGGCGCGGCCGCAGGTGACACGGTGACGGCCGGTCAGCCGATTCTGTGGCTCGAAGCGATGAAGATGGAACACACGGTTACCGCTCCAGCAGCGGGTGTACTCACCGAGCTGAATGTCGAAGTGGGACAGCAGGTAGAAGTCGGCGCTTTACTCGCCGTGGTCACCGAAGCCGAAGTCACCGAAGCAGTAGTCACCGAAGCAGTAGTCACCGAAGAAGTAGTGAACGAAGGGGAGAACACATGA
- a CDS encoding acyl-CoA dehydrogenase family protein, whose translation MSFIETEEQKALRTAVSSLGKRFNYIDYVLPKARRGEPLTELWNEAGKLGFLGVNLPEEYGGGGAGIYELALVQEELSAHGAGLLLVVVSPAICGTIIGKYGTEDQKQTWLTALADGSKIMAFGITEPDAGSNSHQITTTARRDGDDWIVNGSKIYISGVDQADAVLIVARTEDSKSGKLKPALFVVPTDTEGFQKTRMQMDIIEPDHQFTLFLDDVRLPADALVGEADAALMQLFAGLNPERILGAAMAVGMGRYAIDKAVKYANERTVWKTPIGAHQGIAHPLAQVKIELELAKLMMQKAAVLYDSGDDFGAAEAANMAKYAAAEASIKALDQAIQTHGGAGLTEEYGLASMLGQARIGRVAPVSREMILNFVSQHSLGLPRSY comes from the coding sequence ATGAGCTTCATCGAAACCGAGGAACAGAAGGCGCTGCGTACGGCAGTCTCTTCTCTCGGCAAGCGCTTCAACTACATCGACTACGTGCTCCCCAAAGCGCGGCGCGGTGAACCGCTGACCGAATTGTGGAACGAAGCAGGCAAGCTCGGATTCCTGGGGGTGAATCTTCCCGAGGAGTACGGCGGTGGCGGAGCAGGCATCTACGAACTCGCGCTCGTGCAGGAAGAACTCTCTGCCCATGGTGCAGGTCTGCTCCTGGTGGTGGTGAGCCCAGCGATCTGCGGCACCATCATCGGTAAGTACGGCACCGAGGACCAGAAGCAGACATGGTTGACCGCGCTTGCCGACGGGTCGAAAATCATGGCCTTCGGGATCACCGAGCCCGACGCCGGTTCGAACTCGCATCAGATCACGACCACGGCCAGAAGAGATGGCGACGACTGGATCGTCAACGGCAGCAAGATCTACATCTCCGGGGTCGATCAGGCCGACGCCGTGCTCATTGTCGCGAGAACCGAAGACAGTAAGAGCGGCAAGCTGAAGCCGGCTTTGTTCGTTGTGCCGACGGACACCGAGGGCTTCCAGAAAACTCGGATGCAAATGGACATCATCGAGCCGGATCATCAGTTCACGTTGTTCCTCGATGATGTCCGGTTGCCGGCCGATGCCCTCGTCGGTGAAGCCGATGCCGCGCTCATGCAACTGTTCGCCGGGCTCAATCCCGAACGCATCCTCGGTGCGGCGATGGCGGTCGGCATGGGCCGCTACGCGATCGACAAAGCGGTCAAATATGCAAACGAACGCACCGTGTGGAAGACGCCGATCGGAGCACACCAGGGCATTGCGCATCCTCTCGCTCAGGTCAAGATAGAGCTCGAACTGGCCAAGCTGATGATGCAGAAGGCCGCAGTTCTGTATGACAGTGGTGATGACTTCGGCGCTGCGGAGGCCGCGAACATGGCCAAATACGCTGCAGCAGAGGCGAGCATCAAGGCGCTCGATCAGGCCATTCAGACCCATGGTGGCGCGGGCCTGACCGAGGAGTACGGACTGGCTTCGATGCTCGGTCAGGCCCGCATCGGTCGCGTGGCGCCGGTCAGCCGGGAGATGATTCTGAACTTCGTATCCCAACATTCGCTGGGCTTGCCGAGGTCGTACTGA
- a CDS encoding enoyl-CoA hydratase family protein, translated as MAVQVHTEDAVTTLTLDTPHNRNALSTVLVDELTAGLVDAGKDTGIRAVVLAHTGNTFCAGADMSEAGGSVEGRTAQMLGLLRLILETPKPVIGKIDGHVRAGGMGLVGACDIVVAGPGSTFALTEARLGLAPSVISLTVLPRLGSRAASRYFLTGEKFGAPEAEAIGLISAAGSDPESMIEELVASISQASPQGLAESKWLTTSSMLAEFDRRGEELAAHSARLFESEEAREGMMSFLQKRPPSWAIPNTGEK; from the coding sequence ATGGCAGTACAGGTTCACACCGAAGATGCAGTCACCACGCTGACGCTGGACACGCCACATAATCGAAACGCGTTGTCCACCGTTCTGGTGGACGAACTCACCGCCGGACTTGTCGATGCCGGCAAGGACACCGGTATCCGTGCAGTCGTACTCGCGCACACGGGCAATACTTTCTGTGCCGGAGCCGACATGTCCGAGGCGGGCGGTTCGGTCGAGGGTAGAACTGCCCAGATGCTCGGACTACTACGTTTGATCCTCGAGACACCCAAGCCGGTCATCGGGAAGATCGACGGCCATGTGCGCGCGGGAGGAATGGGACTCGTCGGTGCCTGTGACATCGTCGTGGCCGGGCCTGGCAGTACGTTTGCGCTGACCGAGGCGCGGCTCGGGCTAGCGCCGTCCGTCATCTCGCTCACTGTCCTTCCTCGACTCGGTTCGCGAGCGGCGAGCCGATACTTTCTGACCGGTGAGAAGTTCGGGGCCCCCGAAGCCGAGGCCATCGGGTTGATCAGTGCAGCCGGCTCGGATCCGGAGTCGATGATCGAGGAACTGGTGGCATCGATTTCTCAGGCGTCACCGCAAGGGTTGGCGGAGTCGAAATGGTTGACCACCTCCTCGATGCTTGCCGAATTCGATCGCCGCGGCGAGGAGCTCGCCGCACATTCGGCGAGGCTGTTCGAATCGGAGGAGGCGCGAGAAGGGATGATGTCCTTTCTACAGAAGCGTCCACCGAGTTGGGCGATACCGAACACAGGGGAGAAGTAG
- a CDS encoding TetR/AcrR family transcriptional regulator, with translation MASPREPKQDRSRATRLRLLEATIDSLAEQGWGATTVSVVAERAGVSRGATQHHFPTREDLITAALEYMFDTRMEHAGREAVALPVGPARTEAVVDRLVNYYTGPLFKAALQVWTAAAADPEMRARVLPLEDKFGRVAHRTAVAHLGADDRDPQTHRLVQATLDLARGLGLADVLSDDSRRRAEIVRAWSGVLDASLRIRQDDAVTALHKG, from the coding sequence ATGGCGTCGCCGCGTGAACCCAAACAGGACCGTAGTAGGGCCACGCGGTTGCGGCTGCTCGAGGCAACCATCGACTCTCTCGCCGAGCAGGGCTGGGGCGCCACGACGGTGAGCGTCGTGGCAGAACGAGCAGGGGTGTCACGCGGTGCTACGCAGCATCACTTCCCGACGCGCGAAGACCTGATCACTGCTGCCCTCGAGTACATGTTCGATACCCGCATGGAGCACGCCGGACGCGAAGCGGTGGCACTGCCCGTCGGTCCGGCCAGAACCGAGGCGGTGGTGGATCGGCTAGTGAACTACTACACCGGGCCACTGTTCAAAGCAGCGCTGCAGGTGTGGACCGCGGCCGCGGCGGATCCGGAGATGCGCGCCAGGGTCTTGCCACTGGAGGACAAGTTCGGTCGCGTCGCACATCGCACTGCCGTCGCTCATCTCGGTGCCGATGATCGCGATCCGCAGACCCACCGGTTGGTACAGGCGACGCTGGACCTGGCCCGGGGGTTGGGGTTGGCAGATGTGCTCAGCGACGACTCGCGAAGACGAGCGGAGATCGTTCGGGCCTGGTCAGGCGTGCTCGACGCGTCCCTTCGGATTCGTCAGGACGACGCCGTTACCGCCCTGCACAAGGGTTAA
- a CDS encoding DUF3558 domain-containing protein, giving the protein MRGRVAIGLAVCGMLLGGCGTGDDAAPSSQDSAEASAADPGPFFGQCGSVADEEVRGAFAVTAFTMITRNSVGCEWEVAGFSGPSVSFSWYRGSPIDRERSGSELIGRPAEGIEIDGHPGFSADAGGYLCEVGVQFGKDFIHWSVSYGDLRPSADPCGVAEQLATLTVERAQ; this is encoded by the coding sequence ATGCGGGGGAGAGTGGCCATTGGCCTGGCGGTGTGCGGCATGCTGCTGGGCGGCTGCGGAACCGGTGACGACGCTGCGCCGTCGAGCCAGGATTCGGCCGAAGCCTCCGCCGCTGACCCTGGACCGTTCTTCGGCCAGTGCGGTTCTGTCGCGGACGAGGAAGTGCGGGGAGCGTTCGCGGTAACGGCATTCACGATGATCACTCGCAACTCGGTGGGATGCGAGTGGGAGGTCGCCGGTTTCTCCGGGCCGTCGGTCAGCTTCTCCTGGTATCGGGGCAGCCCCATCGACCGTGAGCGCTCCGGATCGGAACTGATCGGCAGGCCGGCCGAGGGCATCGAGATCGACGGACACCCTGGATTCTCCGCCGACGCGGGCGGCTATCTGTGCGAAGTCGGCGTGCAATTCGGCAAGGACTTCATACATTGGTCCGTCTCGTACGGGGACCTGCGACCGTCGGCGGATCCGTGCGGTGTCGCCGAACAACTCGCGACCTTGACCGTGGAGAGGGCCCAGTGA
- a CDS encoding DUF3558 domain-containing protein — MKKASILAAALLLAGCGTTVQGTPRAAGFDGSGGGDLPNLLTECDWVLDDQIAATVGGDAIARGFFGAICRWDVSGPNGIVKVTSNWFENGSLATERETNEKMMYSVTDISVKGRNAIRSQPPNDPDSCGVSAGGPDAGIVGWWVQYLPGSGHPDPCAAAAELMELTLDLSQ, encoded by the coding sequence GTGAAAAAAGCGTCGATTCTGGCAGCGGCTCTCCTTCTCGCAGGCTGCGGCACAACCGTGCAGGGGACTCCGCGGGCGGCAGGTTTCGACGGTTCGGGAGGTGGAGACCTGCCCAACCTGTTGACCGAATGCGATTGGGTACTCGACGACCAGATCGCGGCAACCGTTGGCGGCGACGCCATCGCGCGTGGATTCTTCGGAGCAATCTGCCGCTGGGACGTCAGTGGCCCCAATGGCATCGTGAAGGTCACGTCCAACTGGTTCGAGAACGGATCGTTGGCCACCGAACGTGAAACCAACGAGAAGATGATGTACAGCGTTACCGACATTTCGGTGAAGGGACGCAACGCAATTCGCAGTCAGCCGCCCAATGATCCCGACTCGTGCGGTGTCAGCGCAGGCGGGCCCGACGCAGGCATCGTGGGGTGGTGGGTCCAGTACCTGCCAGGGTCGGGCCATCCGGACCCTTGTGCGGCGGCGGCCGAGTTGATGGAACTGACTCTCGACCTGAGTCAGTAG
- the rpsL gene encoding 30S ribosomal protein S12 yields MPTINQLVRKGRTDKVRKLKTAALKGSPQRRGVCTRVYTTTPKKPNSALRKVARVRLTSAVEVTAYIPGEGHNLQEHSMVLVRGGRVKDLPGVRYKIIRGSLDTQGVKNRKQARSRYGAKKEKS; encoded by the coding sequence ATGCCAACTATCAACCAGCTGGTCCGTAAGGGTCGCACCGATAAGGTGCGGAAGCTCAAGACCGCTGCCCTCAAGGGAAGCCCACAGCGTCGTGGCGTGTGCACTCGCGTGTACACCACCACTCCGAAGAAGCCGAACTCCGCTCTCCGTAAGGTCGCGCGCGTGCGCTTGACCAGTGCGGTCGAGGTCACTGCCTACATCCCCGGTGAAGGCCACAACCTGCAGGAGCACTCCATGGTGCTCGTTCGCGGTGGTCGTGTGAAGGACCTCCCGGGTGTGCGCTACAAGATCATCCGCGGCTCGCTCGATACCCAGGGCGTCAAGAACCGCAAGCAGGCTCGTAGCCGCTACGGCGCCAAGAAGGAGAAGAGCTAA
- the rpsG gene encoding 30S ribosomal protein S7, with protein sequence MPRKGPAPKRPLINDPVYGSPLVTQLVNKILIDGKKSTAERIVYQALEQAREKTGTDPVVTLKRALDNVKPALEVRSRRVGGATYQVPVEVRPGRSTTLALRWLVTFSRARREKTMVERLANELLDASNGLGAAVKRREDTHKMAEANKAFAHYRW encoded by the coding sequence ATGCCACGCAAGGGCCCAGCACCCAAGCGGCCGCTGATCAACGACCCGGTTTACGGCTCCCCGTTGGTCACGCAGCTCGTCAACAAGATCCTCATCGACGGCAAGAAGTCGACCGCTGAGCGCATCGTCTACCAGGCACTCGAGCAGGCGCGCGAGAAGACTGGCACCGACCCCGTCGTCACGCTCAAGCGTGCACTCGACAACGTCAAGCCGGCCCTTGAGGTTCGCAGCCGTCGCGTCGGTGGCGCCACCTACCAGGTGCCCGTCGAGGTTCGCCCCGGCCGTTCCACCACGTTGGCTTTGCGCTGGCTGGTCACCTTCTCGCGTGCTCGTCGTGAGAAGACAATGGTCGAGCGTCTTGCCAACGAGTTGCTCGACGCCAGCAACGGCCTCGGTGCCGCTGTGAAGCGTCGCGAGGACACGCACAAGATGGCAGAAGCCAACAAGGCGTTCGCGCATTACCGCTGGTGA
- the fusA gene encoding elongation factor G, whose amino-acid sequence MAQEVLTDLNKVRNIGIMAHIDAGKTTTTERILFYTGVNYKIGETHDGASTTDWMEQEQERGITITSAAVTCFWNKNQINIIDTPGHVDFTVEVERSLRVLDGAVAVFDGKEGVEPQSEQVWRQADKYDVPRICFVNKMDKLGADFYYTVQTIKDRLGATPLVIQLPIGSESEFEGVVDLVEMRALVWSGETKLGEEYEVREIPADLKERADEYRTLLLETVAESDEALLEKHFGGEELTVEEIKGAIRKMTVNSELYPILCGSAFKNKGVQPMLDAVIDYLPSPLDVESITGQAVGDEEKLLTRKPAADEPFAALAFKIATHPFFGKLTYIRVYSGHVESGAQVVNSTKGKKERLGKIFQMHSNKENPVPSASVGHIYAVIGLKDTTTGDTLCDPQNQIILESMSFPDPVIQVSIEPKTKSDQERLGMAIQKLAEEDPTFSVKLDEDTGQTVIGGMGELHLDILVDRMKREFKVEANVGKPQVAYRETIRKTVEKHDYTHKKQTGGSGQFAKVVIKLEPFEGEDGATYEFENKVSGGRVPKEYIGSVDAGAQDAMQYGVLAGYPLVNVKLTLLDGAYHDVDSSEMAFKVAGSQAFKEAARKAGPVILEPVMAVEVITPEDYMGEVIGDLNSRRGQIQAMEERSGARIVKAQVPLSEMFGYIGDLRSKTQGRANYSMVFDSYAEVPVNVAKEIIAKAMGE is encoded by the coding sequence GTGGCACAGGAAGTGCTGACCGACCTTAACAAGGTCCGCAACATCGGCATCATGGCCCACATCGATGCCGGTAAAACCACTACCACCGAGCGCATCCTGTTCTACACCGGGGTGAACTACAAGATCGGTGAGACGCACGACGGTGCGTCGACGACAGACTGGATGGAGCAGGAGCAGGAGCGTGGCATCACGATCACGTCCGCTGCTGTCACGTGCTTCTGGAACAAAAACCAGATCAACATCATCGATACGCCCGGCCACGTCGACTTCACGGTCGAGGTCGAGCGTTCACTCCGCGTGTTGGATGGCGCCGTAGCCGTTTTCGACGGCAAAGAGGGCGTCGAGCCTCAGTCGGAGCAGGTGTGGCGTCAGGCAGACAAGTACGACGTTCCGCGTATCTGCTTCGTCAACAAGATGGACAAGCTCGGTGCAGATTTCTACTACACCGTGCAGACCATCAAGGATCGGCTCGGTGCCACGCCTTTGGTCATCCAGCTGCCGATCGGTTCAGAGAGTGAGTTCGAAGGCGTCGTCGACCTCGTAGAAATGCGGGCACTGGTCTGGAGTGGCGAGACCAAGCTCGGCGAGGAGTACGAGGTTCGCGAGATCCCCGCTGACCTCAAAGAGCGCGCAGACGAGTACCGCACGTTGCTGCTCGAGACCGTAGCCGAGTCCGACGAGGCGCTTCTGGAGAAGCACTTCGGCGGCGAAGAGCTGACAGTCGAAGAGATCAAGGGCGCCATCCGCAAGATGACGGTCAACAGCGAGCTGTATCCGATTCTGTGTGGATCCGCGTTTAAGAACAAGGGCGTTCAGCCCATGCTCGACGCGGTCATCGACTACCTGCCGTCACCGCTGGACGTCGAGTCCATCACCGGCCAGGCAGTCGGCGACGAAGAAAAGTTGCTCACTCGCAAGCCTGCAGCCGACGAGCCGTTCGCGGCTCTCGCATTCAAGATTGCGACGCACCCGTTCTTCGGCAAGCTGACCTACATCCGGGTTTACTCCGGTCACGTCGAATCCGGAGCTCAGGTCGTCAACTCGACCAAGGGCAAGAAGGAGCGTCTGGGCAAGATCTTCCAGATGCACTCCAACAAGGAAAACCCGGTGCCTTCTGCCAGCGTCGGTCACATCTACGCCGTGATCGGTCTGAAAGATACGACGACGGGTGACACCCTCTGCGATCCGCAGAACCAGATCATTCTCGAATCCATGAGCTTCCCGGATCCGGTCATCCAGGTCTCGATCGAGCCCAAGACCAAGTCCGACCAGGAACGTCTGGGAATGGCTATCCAGAAGCTCGCCGAAGAGGATCCGACCTTCTCCGTCAAGCTGGACGAGGACACCGGTCAGACCGTTATCGGCGGAATGGGCGAGCTGCATCTCGATATCCTCGTCGACCGCATGAAGCGCGAATTCAAGGTCGAGGCCAATGTGGGTAAGCCCCAGGTCGCGTACCGCGAGACCATCCGCAAGACGGTCGAGAAGCACGATTACACCCACAAGAAGCAGACCGGTGGCTCCGGCCAGTTCGCGAAGGTCGTCATCAAGCTCGAGCCTTTCGAAGGCGAAGACGGCGCGACGTACGAGTTCGAGAACAAGGTCAGTGGTGGGCGTGTGCCGAAGGAGTACATCGGTTCGGTCGACGCCGGAGCGCAGGACGCCATGCAGTACGGCGTTCTTGCCGGGTACCCCCTGGTCAACGTCAAGCTCACGCTCCTCGACGGTGCGTACCACGACGTCGACTCGTCGGAAATGGCCTTCAAGGTCGCCGGCTCACAAGCGTTCAAGGAAGCCGCTCGCAAGGCCGGCCCCGTCATTCTCGAGCCCGTCATGGCCGTAGAGGTCATCACGCCCGAGGATTACATGGGTGAGGTCATCGGCGACTTGAACTCCCGCCGTGGTCAGATTCAGGCCATGGAGGAACGCAGCGGTGCCCGTATCGTCAAGGCACAGGTTCCGCTGTCGGAGATGTTCGGCTACATCGGAGACCTTCGGTCGAAGACTCAGGGCCGCGCTAACTACTCCATGGTGTTCGATTCCTACGCTGAAGTTCCTGTGAACGTCGCGAAGGAAATCATCGCGAAGGCAATGGGAGAATAA